CAACACTGTTTCATCTTGATAATATAACAGCTCTAATTTCCTTCAAAGAtttgtaatttgttgttgttattgctgaccAACAAGAGCTTCTCTGTCTTGTGCAGTCTGTCAGAACTGAAAATAATCAAGGCACATGCTCACTGAATGTTTTCATTTCccttcttgttttgtgttttttgttgttggtttctacTGTGTGGGTTGGGCCTAggacaggggaggtgtggggaaagCAGGCTGAGGGAGAGGGCTTATTTACCAGCAGTGTCGGGTTTGCAGACTTCATTAAAGACCCATGGCCTGAACAACTTGGCCTTGAGGACTTTTTGCTAATTGGTCATTAAACTAAACTCTACGGATTGCAAACAACTGGGATTTCCTGTGACTGTAGATTTCCTGTCCATTGGCCACCAACCTCATTCttcaaaaaattaataaaatacatagtttttttgtttgttttccctatgCTGTCCACGTTTACAATACATTCCTTTACTTGACAAGACATCTACAAAATGTTACAAAAAAACCAGTTTGATTTAGTAGGTGCCTCCTTTTCAGGCGCATCATATGCAAGCATGGCGTTTCTAGGAGTTTGATGCGTGCATCTGTCCTTACAATCTGTTTCTGGATATCGCCTTTCGAAGACTGTGGTTTTCTGACAGGGGTCAGCGGAGGACGTTGTGTGCTCCAAACGATGCACTGCTTTCTGCAGCTTTCCGTTCCTTTCCAGTTCATCCCGGTAAGCTGTCACTGTGGACCCATCAAGCGGCGACGTCACTGTCAAGGAGCTGTTTCTGGAAACGACTGTTTCTGACACGAACAGATTTCTCCAAAAGTCAGCAATAGTTTTCATCATTTTGGCCCCTGTGGACAGCTCTGTTTCCTTGTTCGCTTCCTTCGCCATCTGTAGATGATATACAGGGAAAGGGtttctgtcagtttctttctttatgatttctGGTTTCTGTTGAATTTCATTTTACAAGGATTTGTTTTGTATTGATGAATTCCAGTCGGGAAAATGAAAATGTTTTTATGTAATTGAtatgatctcttcttcttcttcttcaaaatccTGAGTGTAATTTATTATGGACAGAAACAATAAATAACTGAGccatgacaataaaatatgtgACTTTCTGCTAAGATCTGTGTGACTTTTCTCCTATGACCTGAATCTTTTTTAAATCAACATCAAGACTGATGAATATTACAGTAGCAATGACATGCACTGTAATAAAACTGGATGAAAAACCacaaatgtgaagaaaaaaagaaagaaagaaaatggtatATTCATGCACTTTTATAAACAAAAATGGGAAAAGATTTACAAAAGGATATGTTCATGCACCTCACAAGCAAAAGGATATGTTTGTTCATGCACCTcacaaccgaccaaccaaccttATGTTATCTTTGTCAAACGGCTAATACCTGGTTACTAAGCAAGAACCAATGAACTAGATATAGCTATGgttaggaaaaaacacacacaaaaactactaAAGATACAGGTTAGCTTTCTCACACAAGCCCATCCCCTCTCCTCAATATAGCGTACATTCCTGCCTCCCAATTTCTTGATAGAATCactgtccttctttctttgcaGTATTGGTGGGATATGGTTCTTATTGGCAGCTTTTAAAATCAGTTATATTTATGTCAGTTCAAAAGGGCCATGTTCAAATCTCCATAATGTCATTTCAGCCTTCCTTGTTTACTCATTCTTAAAGACCAAGAATCCAGTTTGAAACTTGTATTCCTTAACTTGATCAACATTTTTATATTACAGTGTCCTTGCAGACAACTGATTCCGTCTTTTTCAGCAACATCTTTGCAAAGGTCACTTGCTAAATCTGAATCATTTTTTCAGGTCTCTGTCCAgtttacttgattttttttcaacaatggtgttgtctgtctctacaAAACTAAAGCCCTCCGCGAATACTTGATGGTTTCCATAAGGATCCCACTGGTCCATGCGTCTTTCATTCTGAAGGACAAAGCCATTCTGGACCTCTCTGTCAAATCTCTCCGCTCGGACAGAACCGTCAGGTGGTGTGACAGTTAGAGTACTGTGGCTTGTGACGTTCACCCCACTCATCCTGTGTGTTTTGTtccccattgtgtgtgtgacgttttcaGGTCACTTGAGCATGATCTTTGTCGCAGTCTCTTAAGTGTTTTTCAAAGCAAAATTGAACCAGTTAAAAAATGCCTTGAGCAGTCCCCTTGGACAACTTCTGCCCTTTTTGTTCCAAATCAGTTGGTACAAATGTGGATCATAAagtaaataatgtgtgtatttcatttcatcGGGAGTGGATGTCATGCAATGTTTGTCGGGAAGGAAACCTCTGCTGTCTTTCAAATAATGTGGAGGTCTCAACGTTATTTGGTGAATTGTTGGTATGGCGGTGGGGGTTTGATGGCTTGCTGCTGGCGTAGTCCCAAGGCAATGTCCTTGGCAGTGCTCATCTCATTTTGTTCCCTTTGGGTTTCCCTTCTGTGTGCTTCATCAATCGAGGTCGACAGACGCACAGGTCCAGCTCTATTAGAGACCttgtagttggtttttttgtttatcacTGTTTCTCCTGTGTCTGGATGATTAACAGTTGTGGAACCATTCACAGAGACTGATGATTCTGATGCTCCCATTTCAACTGTTCTGCTATTCTGACCAGGACCAGGTCTACCAGCTGTTTTCACTGTCAGCAAGGTCAGGGTCTGCTGGCTCTCATGTTTGAAATGGGGACTTTTATTGGCCTTGGCTTCTTGACCTTTCCACCTGAAAACAGCATGAATGTACTTTCACTTTTCCTACATTGAAAAGATAGGAGATAATGGATGTTGTTGAAGCCTGTGTAAGTGTCTGGTTTATGTGTGTCAGATGAAGTTTTACCCATGGTGGTGGCAAAAACTGTCAAGCATTttccaaaaaatgaaataaaatcaacaacagcttACATCCTGTGTTAAGTGCTGGTCAGCATTTGGTCCAGACCTCATTACTATTTTGAAATAACCATATTGCACAAAAGGCAAGTAGTTTTTATTCTTGGAGTGGACAAAGTCTTTCTCAGAAGATTATTTTGAATAATCATGCCACAAATGGTATTCATTTACTTGTGTTGGCATTTTTTCTGCTGTAACAGCTGTCTTCAAAATCTAGGCGATGATGGTGCCTGCATTACCAATAAAGGTCTGACTGTAAAAGAAACTGGCTTGGCTAGAGAACTGTTTTAAGAAATAGGAACATCTGCCACCAATAAGGTTCTTGAAAGAGATACTTATCGTGTTGTGacattttgatgttgttgttgatgatgtgtgtttgtttactggtttgttttttgttgtttttgttttgtttgttttttaacccttGCAAAGAATGTTCTTCTCTTTGAAGGAATAGACATTTACAAATTCAGAAGTTTAGAAACTAGTTGTTTGCTGAGCACTGCAAATGTCAGCTTTCAGAATACAATTTTATATGAATTATCAGCCTGCCAGAATTCTTACATTTCAAAACAGTCATCGAGGGTGATTCTTTTTTCTACTTTGAGCAGTTTTCACATTTCTACTGTCTGTGTTCCAATTCCCTCCAAGAAATATTGAGAAAATGTGCTGCTCCAAATATAATACTGCATGTATTGCACCAAATCTTACTTTCCACAGGAGATACACAAATCACGGTTTGCAGTCCCTGTTTTCTTCAAGATTCAGTTTGTCACAAGGGTATTATGGCACACTCTAACCCGGAACCACCagagttttatttttatttttctactttttaaatatttatttcaagGTAATTCTCCAGCCTACCACTTGTTTTAATTTCTTGCTGCCACTTGACAAAAGAGTTTATATCACATATACACAAATTAGTTCCACTAATATCTTGTATACATGTGCTGTTTCATTTGTTTCAAGGTAACTCCCCAATCTGCTACAGTGACTTCTTTTTGGTGCCACTTGATGAAAGAGGTTATATCATATAGTTAAAATTAGTTCCAATAATATCctgcatatgtttttttttctccagtttttgtGAAGTAGAAACATTCATTATGATTGCATCCTAAGCTTAACACAAAAATCAAATGATAGCAATTGTCCTTATTCAGAATAACTGGGTATTTGTAAGTCTCTTCATTCAgcactgaagataaacacactgacacaaacaaatgtgtaCACAGGTATGCATGCGTAGATTGCAtgcacgctcatgcacacactcgaaatcacacacacaaacaaaatgccACTTTAAAAATGAGAAGAGCAAAATCTGAATCAAATCTTACCCACTTCTAACTCACCAACCTTGCCTCGCCGTCTACAACTTCTAGATATATCTTCACCATGTAACATCCATAATGTCTTGAGGCCACACATtggaagagaccctgcactgctgctgaatcattgGCGATGTTCAGTAAATACAGGACAGCACCTGTACTTTGCTAAGGAAGCCTCACACTTAAAATGCAAAGACAAATTTTTTTTAGACTTGGCCTCTAATCAAGACTGCTTCATGCTTTAGTTTATCAACACCCAAAAAAGGTCCATTTGTGATTTACTGAATGTGACATCTTTATTTTGTCTGAATGATTACATAAACTCTGTGGTCACCCTGTTTGACAGTGCAGTAAACTGAAATAAATATGAGTACCTTGTTTTCAGCTGTTGATGGTGAGATATGCTCTGGAACCACCTGTGGGGAAAACAGAAGGGAATGAAAAAAGATTtttgaaaaatgataataaacagaaaaggaaaaaaaaacatacacatgtacacacagggaCTGAGACTGAtggagatgatttattcattttaggccataGCCACAACAGAATGAAGGGCAATAACACAATATGCAAATGTCACCATAACTATCAGTGAGCGTTCACTATTTTCACAATTGATTaatgaaattatgataataccctTTCTCTGAACTTAAAAGCTCTATATGTAAATACAATGTGAGATTATGTATGACACTATTATCAGATGATGTCATCAATAAAcagaatttaaacaaacatggatgttcataatatttctttggaataaatcgtATGTGAAAATCATGCAACACAGGACATTTCAAACAAATTGAACTTCATCTTCATTAGActccttgcacaaaggacacagcctCTCTGAAAGTTCAATATTTCTGTAGCAGTACCTGTGCAGGTTGATTTCAGAAACGCCAAATTCAAATCTTGTTGATAAAAATTGTAGATGTCTTTCCATGTCAAACACAAGATAAGTCTTAACTGAATGTGTAGAAGCATGAGATCTGTAATGACAAGAATTTATCACTTGACTGGATATCATTtccccagttttgccatctacagccTATTGTcgaaaagttttcaaaaacatATTCTCATCACCTagtccttgatattcccatacatatccaaagcTCAGTTTACAAagacaaagggagaaaaagaaagaaagagagcaaattATTGTTATCATGTACTTTGAGTTGACAATTACCTTTATAGGTATAGCTGTATGTATATGCTTATTATATAGTGCTTTCCAGgtaatcattaaaaaaatttttgagaatttttttttaagttcacatAACAGTGTCTGGACTGCAATGAAAGATCAATCAACAGGTAATCATTTCTGTCATTTTTAGATCAgtatgtgttattattattatcactgttgtttttgttgttgctttattaaAATCTTTGCAGACGTTGTTGAGATTAATTCCTTTGGAACCAAATACTTGTTTCATTTCAGTAAGGCTTCCCTGGATATATTTAGTCATGGATGTCTAATTTCCCATCTTACTATCATTTATTACTTGGATTTGGGTGCAAATTAGCATGGTTGTTTTGACCAAACTGAGACAGTATCTCGTAAAAACAAACAGTTTGTTTGCGTGGAGTTGGATAAGAACCTGTCGAGATTTGGTCAAAATAACATATTTTGCCCCTAGATTTAAAGAGCATATGTACCAAATTAATTGtctgggaaaagaaaaagacaccacTGTGTTCTTTTCACTAAAAACCAGCAACCATTACACACATtcgtcatttacacacacacacacacacacacaaacaacaacaaacttttagaACAATATAGGAATGTGCAGTAACAATATGTGTCAACAGATATCCTACAAAAGTATGTAAGGGTAAATGTTTTCTTGAAGAAAAATGAATGGAGATTATAATACATACAGTATGTATCATATGTTCAACATTGACAGGATTGATATAAATCCCAATCATGGGGCATTAACCGAGATTCTTTTAAAAAATACACAAAGTATTTTGGGGAAAAATCATGTTTATGTATTTCATGGTTGGAAATAGTGTTAAAATATTTGGAAATGCATCAGACACAATAACCatgtgcagttttgttgtttaaTCTGCTATCATCTTGCTCCAAACATACTaaacactatacataaacactctcacatacactcacacctacaaacactgatcatacaatattacaacacaaaagctcACTGTAAACAGCAAGGGGCTTTCATCTGGGGGGTTTCAAAGTAGATGGAAACCTCAGAATTACGGTTTCAAGcgaaaaccctctctctctctctctctctgtgtgtgtgtgtgtgtgtgtgtgtgtgtgtgtgtgtgtgttgttgttgttgttgttgttgttgttgttgttgttgttgttgttgttgttgttgttgttgttgttgttgctgctgctgttgttttctacACACACTTCcaacacgcccccacccccaaactatTGATGTACTTTATACCATGTAATAACATCTAAAATAACTTTATACCATGTAATAACATCTAaaataaccagaatcacttcagttgaacaACATTTGGcctactttcgttttctatcGCGTTTTCGTATTTGCTACTGTCGACATtgtgtgaaaaataaaacaaattagaaCCGCCTCTTCTGCACTGTACGTTCTGGCAGCCATGTTTACACACTCAACAACTGTTCGCTTTCCAGAAAAACAAAAGTCATCAAAATCGAAccaaaacttgctgagatatCACTTCGAACACGCATCAAAGCAGTCGCCATTTTTCCAAAGAAATAAATGCGTGACCGACTGTTGATGATGCAGCTACCCCAAAAGCGCGGACGCACTCGGAAGTGACAGGCTTTACTTTAACATtctgttgtaaaaacaaaaacaaaacaaaacaaacaaacaaacaaaaacaaaaaaacacaccaaaaaacaaaaacaataaacaaaaacaaaacaaaacaaaacaaaaatcataacaaacaaacaacgaatcaCATAATCAAATGACAAAATATACATTTTTGAACCCGTAAGAACTGACACATATAAGGGCAACGAATTAAACTTTTAATCATTGGGTACCTAAGAAAGTACCATAACCTGATTGCACAAAGTATATGTAAAacttttgcagatgacactcaaATTTATGGTGATGCACGCAACAATCTCACATTACAAACTGACTTATATACACTATACAAGAATGGTCTGACAAATGgaacctttattttaatgtttaaAAGTGTAACTTTGTATTTCTCACTTTATATAAAGCAATAGTCAGATCGcatgtagaatatggtaatactgtgtggcacccataccttatGAGGCAATCTATAGCAttagaaagggtccaaagaagagcaacgaaattattaaaagaatgcaagaatatgagttaccaacaaagacttacatactaaaatctacattcactaaaaggtagaagagtaagaggagaatggattgaaacttataagatattaaataacataaatgatctAAATGCAAGACATCTTCAGAATGTCggactatgatagtacaaggaactcagtaaagaaaatttgtttagaacactgcaacaccaacattagaaaaaattcattgggtaaccgaattgcacaaatatggaatgcactaccagcCGAAGTTAAATTTGCACCGTCACGGTACTAACAcgttaaaaaatctccttgacaccaacaccatcttaaaagaaaaatgttttgacaatgatgaataaaacatagtttcttgcagaagtgtacatgcgtacaccgcccaacaacaacaaacaaaagaagaaaataaataaataaaataaattgaagaagtgaagatgaagattcgatggccGGGGACATAAAAAGGAAGAGAGGTCTAGGCAtgcagatgactgccagtccctatatactactactactaaacactGCACTGATCTCACTCACCACCTACCTCAGTTATTGATTACGCAGAGTGTCGTTGGTTAAAGTGGTCAGGAACTGCAGTGTGCGTTGCTGCCGGATGCCGCTCCCAGTGCATGCTGTGGCTGGCTGCAAGGATGGGTGTGCCTTTTATTCCAAACGATGAGGCTCGCTGGAAAGACTGGTTTCTGAAAAAgcgccagtttaaaaaaaaacaacaacaaaaacgcgtCGCTGACGTTACCTTTAATTCCGTCACATTTCTCGAAAACACCGAcgaaagaggtggggtgggggcggtggggttgggggtaggggggggggaggggaatgacgTAACAGggtgaggagaggtgtgtgtgtggggggggggggggaaggggggggggacagtggggaggggggaacagatgATCGGGAATTCCCGAACCTAGTAATTGTGGTTCATGACTTCTTTGTTGAGTTATTTGTTGAGTCATAAGCTTTGcaggcggggaagggggagggcgtgttgggggtgggggtaggtgggggggggggggggggggggggcgggatgaggAGGAAACGATGGTGGGCTGGAGGGAAATGGGACGAGGTGCAACAATAATGAAAAAGATCGGGAATTCGCGAATCACGAAATCGAGGTCCTGATGTAACCTGTTAGTCTAGtcattacgccccccccccctccccccacgcccccccccccttcttatgATCATACATCTGTAAATGTTTAGTATGTGTtcgagtgtatttgaatgtcatgtttgtatttctataaccttttgttattttgagaatattttgatttcagttCTCTGCCCTGAGCTCTGGACGTataaaaagcatatgcatgcttattcaacTTCCTTCATTAAAcacgttcattcgttcgttctctctctctgtctctgtgtctctctgtctaactcttcctctgtcttcacacacacacacacacacacacacacacacacacacacacacacacacacacacacacacacacacacacacacacacacacacacacacgcaaatgtgCAAGTTGTATTGATGTTATGATTTCCcctcagttttgttttattttactgtttccccttcgctGAGGGTTGGATGGGGggaaaagcattgtcttgcttgcttactctgttaccctcaCTAAAAATAGAATTTATTCGATATATTCAATTcacttcaattctctctctctctctctctctctctctctctctctctctctctctctctctctacgatggttttataatggagttattctacctgttgtaaatgtatacaaatacttaggaatatatttttcaacacgaTTAAGCTTCTCAGTAACTTGTAAAGATCTAGCGAGCAGAGCAAAGCATGCTATGTTATGTATAATGCAGAAATTGTCAAATTTAGGGAATCAGTCTTTCCAAGTGTTTATCAAACTTTTTGATTCACAAGTACAAACGATTGTTCAATATGGTGCTGAGGTATGGGGCTTAGATAACGCTTCAATACATTGTGAAAAAGTCCACTTATTTGCCCTGAAGAAATTCTTAGATGTATCGatacaaacgccaaatgacttagtttatggtgaaacatgtaggtatccaatatatataaactcagcagtaagatgtataaaatactggttaaaattgattgaaatggaagatacaagactaccaaagaaagcatataaaatgttatatgacctagatgctagaggcaaggtaaactgggcaactaaagtaaaagtaaaattaTGCGAATTAGGTTTCGGGTATGCGTGGATCAACCAAGGCGTTGGGAATGTAAGTGCATTTTTAAATATGTTTCGAGAAagacttattgattgtagatggcaagagtggggtgcccacattcaggacagtaacaggtttgatttgtatcgacatttcaactcactgcactgcatgccgacatatatatgttaatgaaaatggataagcacttaaaaattattttgacaagatttagatttggggtatctgatataactgttcatcgttttcgttatagaacacataatgaaagtgaacttgtgtgtccattatgtaatgatgcacgggaaagtgaagttcattttgtattttgctgttctgccttggatgatctcagagaacaattaattcctaaaaagttttacagacaaccttctgttttcaaacttgcactgctattagcatctgtgaatgagaatgttgtcaaacgttttgcattatatttgtataaggcgtttcagattcgttctatctgtagtgagtaacgcgtattgtaattctgtttgttgaattcagtgttaaatgtgatgcacgattgattcaatgttttcacaccacccccttcatgaggggctatggcctattatgaataaaacattcgcattcgcattctctctctctctctctctctctctctctctctctctcactctctccagtgTCCCCTTAATTACTGTTTGTATCAGTCTCCCGTCCGccacagatcttcttcttctttttcttctgcgttcgtgggctgcaactcccacattcactcgtatgtacacgagtgggcttttacgtgtatgaccgtttttactccgccatgtaggcagccatactccgttttcgggagtgtgcatgctgggtatgttgtttccataacccaccgaacgctgacatgaattacaggatctttaacgtgtgtatttgatcatctgcttgcgtatacaaacgaagggggttcaggcactagcaggtctgcacatatgttgacctgggagatcggaaaaatctccatcctttacccaccaggcgccgttaccgagattcgaacccgggaccctcagattgaaagtccaacgctttaacgactgactcggctattgcgcccgtcaccgccACGGATAGAGCAGGCTTGGTCTCTTCGTCAGTGACCCGAGTATTATCAGCTACTGCTCAGTCTTACTTTTCCAATAATACTTATGATGCCCATTTCGTTTGTTGCACGTATATGCTGTAATGTCATAATTTCAGTGTGTGTCGGTATAGTTGGCGGCCCTGCATGCGGCGGCAGGACCCAGCCCTACATATTATTCAGTGTCCGGCGACTGACGCAGATGTTATGGTACACCAGCGGCGACTGAATTGAACACTGAAAACTGACATTGATGATTTTGAGCTTATTGTAACGCGCGTTACTGTTACCTATAAATCATGTGCATGAAGACTTTTATGAATCAAAGATCGAATTGTCTTCTTTTACTCAACTCTCAGAAAATTTCATGTGAAACACGCCCATTTTATTCAGTTCATTTTGCTCAGTTCTGGTGTTATATTACCACCAAAAAATCATGTCGTCATTGTTTCAGCCGGAACATTTTTAAGAACGTTTTGCAGACGTTTTATAAACGTCTATTTCAATCAttgacaaacaaaccaaccaactgtGACAAACAAAGGTTCACGAAGCTAGTAATATCATGATGCCAGCTATCataccaaaaataaaatataaaaaaaagagaaaagaaacgaaaccatatatatatatatatatatatatatatatatatatatatatatatatatatatatatatatatatatatatatatataaaagaagaagaagaagacattttaagataaaagaaaaatgtCTTCCGTAgcctataattatatatatatagagagagattttattaAGACGTTTTGTAAACACTCTGTACGCTACGCGGTGGGTCACATTATACCCACTTCAATGTCCCTGTCCTAGCACCGAATAAAACATGACTTGGAGGTTACACTGACACGTCACTGGCTGATCATTATTAGTGCCAACGCGCTGTATACCTATGACAGGTGTCTCTGTGGTTACCGTGAGATCCTGCCTGTATAACCCGCGGATACTAAATTCACATTTCCTCAGTTTGCCCGTATGCAAACGAGCAAAACATCACTTGGAGGTTGTCCACGTCATTGGCTGAGTGCCAGATCTGGAATCGGTTGCACGTACGGCATCAGACCGTGACTGAGAACAATGACAGGAGAGTATACGGTCACACAGACGCAACGAACACTGAAAACATGACTTGGAGGTTGTCCACGTCATTGGCTGAGTGCCAGTTCTGGAATCCGTCGCACGTGTCAGACTGAGAAAGATGATAGCAGAGTTTACGGTCACACAGACACCTAACCCGGGTAGGCCTGCCTACATTTTCTCAGTTACATTGGCGCAACGAACACTGAAAACATGACTTGGAGGTTGTGGACACGTCATTTGACCTTTCGCGAGAAAAGTTCGATTGCGTGTCATTACGCACGTCTACCTGTTTTCAGAAacgataaaaaaaattctttaaaaataataataaatattaatgaaacacacacacacacacacacacacacacacacacacacacacacacacacacatagcaatcAGTAGACTCAGTTGTATTTGAACATTCAACCGAGTCACAGGCCTTCTTTTTGGCCTTCTGtaaatggagaaacacacactctgtttctgtctgtctgtctgtctgacggtctgtcctgtctgtctgtctctctcacgttcgtgtgtgtgtgtgtgtgtgtgtgtgtgtgtgtgtgtgtgtgtgtgtgtgtgtgtgtgtctgccagtgtgtgtgtgtgtgtgtgtgtgtgtgtgtgtgtgtgtgtgtgataataataataacaataattgaaaataataatgaagtgctcttctaCTATAGCGCTGTTTCCTCACAGATAAGCTCACGGCGCATCACAAGTTAAAcacaacaataaagaaacaacaattctCAAGAAAATTTCAACTAACAATCAGTGGCTCATGGCGCTCCACAAATTAAATCTTACAAAAGACAAGCAATAATCACGAGAAAAAAATAAACCACAAAGTAACAGTCACCATCCTCGCatatgaacagcacacacacacacacacacacacacacacacacacactggcacacacacacaccgtgacagcaCCTCCaccaacacatatatacacaacactggaaaaaaaatagtACATCCCTCGTACAACTGTAGATTAGACCTATGATTAGAATAAACTGTTACTCAAATGCAAGACAAAAACGATATTTAAGTTTTTAGCTGGAACTTGAAAGAGTCCAGGGAAGGGGCCTTTCGCAGATGagcaggca
The window above is part of the Babylonia areolata isolate BAREFJ2019XMU chromosome 23, ASM4173473v1, whole genome shotgun sequence genome. Proteins encoded here:
- the LOC143298240 gene encoding uncharacterized protein LOC143298240, whose translation is MAKEANKETELSTGAKMMKTIADFWRNLFVSETVVSRNSSLTVTSPLDGSTVTAYRDELERNGKLQKAVHRLEHTTSSADPCQKTTVFERRYPETDCVDPRTTENYGQRTEPGQGSGGVSGRCVCVRRPEHQTGGRCSEGCDLHSP